Proteins encoded within one genomic window of Micromonospora halotolerans:
- a CDS encoding MBL fold metallo-hydrolase, whose amino-acid sequence MQVTKYAHSCLRLEHDGGVLVVDPGVFSEPEALDGVDAVLITHEHPDHVNVEALTRELDRRPARIYGPASLTALLGDAAEALTVVTPGESFTAAGVAVRAYGGQHAIIHPDIPVVPNVGYLINDVVYHPGDALVVPDEVQVDTLFAPIHAPWSKFSEVVDFIRAVAPRRAFALHDALLNDNGFGVLDRQYTALSKTEYRRLEPGTRIDA is encoded by the coding sequence ATGCAGGTCACCAAGTACGCCCACTCCTGCCTACGGCTGGAGCACGACGGGGGAGTGCTGGTCGTGGACCCCGGAGTCTTCAGCGAGCCCGAGGCGCTGGACGGGGTGGACGCGGTGCTGATCACCCACGAGCACCCGGACCACGTGAACGTCGAGGCGCTGACCCGGGAGCTGGACCGGCGGCCCGCCCGGATCTACGGCCCGGCCTCCCTCACCGCGCTGCTCGGCGATGCCGCCGAGGCGCTGACCGTGGTCACGCCCGGCGAGTCGTTCACCGCGGCCGGGGTGGCGGTCCGCGCGTACGGCGGTCAGCACGCGATCATCCACCCGGACATCCCCGTCGTCCCGAACGTGGGCTACCTCATCAACGACGTCGTCTACCACCCGGGCGACGCGCTCGTCGTCCCCGACGAGGTCCAGGTTGACACCCTCTTCGCGCCGATCCACGCGCCCTGGTCGAAGTTCTCCGAGGTGGTCGACTTCATCCGGGCGGTCGCCCCGCGCCGGGCTTTCGCGCTGCACGACGCGCTGCTCAACGACAACGGCTTCGGTGTGCTCGACCGGCAGTACACCGCGCTGTCGAAGACCGAGTACCGGCGGCTGGAACCGGGCACCCGGATCGACGCCTGA
- a CDS encoding DUF4349 domain-containing protein codes for MRIRDSRCRGRALAAAGLLLVLAAGACSSGGDSGDNAGSAAQPPALAGGDTAARDQAAPEKAQSGAGGADLRVDQRAIIYTGTLQVRVDDVERAAREASTAVTAAGGFVGGDQRNSDAADARAELTLRVPADRFTTVLEALVKLGEQERREVRTEDVTEETVDLDARIATQRARVDSARRLLARATSINDLVTLENEVGRREADLASLEAKKRRLADLTALSTITVTFVGPEAAAVEDEEDLGFLAGLRGGWSAFLGSLRVALTVLGAVLPFAVAIGVPVALVLALARRRARRTPPGGPALPDGPVPSGPPPVPAARSGP; via the coding sequence ATGAGGATACGGGACAGCCGCTGTCGGGGCCGGGCGCTCGCGGCGGCCGGGCTGCTGCTGGTGCTGGCCGCCGGGGCGTGCAGCTCGGGCGGTGACTCGGGTGACAACGCGGGCTCGGCCGCGCAGCCGCCGGCGCTGGCGGGCGGCGACACGGCGGCGCGGGACCAGGCCGCGCCGGAGAAGGCGCAGTCCGGTGCCGGTGGCGCGGACCTGCGGGTCGACCAGCGGGCGATCATCTACACCGGAACGCTCCAGGTGCGGGTGGACGACGTGGAGCGGGCCGCCCGCGAGGCGAGCACGGCGGTGACGGCGGCCGGCGGCTTCGTGGGCGGCGACCAGCGCAACAGCGACGCGGCGGACGCCCGGGCCGAGCTGACCCTGCGGGTGCCGGCGGACCGGTTCACGACCGTGCTGGAGGCGCTGGTCAAGCTCGGCGAGCAGGAGCGGCGCGAGGTGCGGACCGAGGACGTCACCGAGGAGACCGTGGACCTGGACGCCCGGATCGCCACCCAGCGCGCCCGGGTGGACAGCGCCCGGCGGCTGCTGGCCCGGGCCACCTCGATCAACGACCTCGTCACGCTGGAGAACGAGGTGGGCCGCCGGGAGGCGGACCTGGCCTCGCTGGAGGCGAAGAAGCGGCGGCTGGCCGACCTGACGGCGCTCTCCACCATCACGGTGACCTTCGTCGGCCCGGAGGCCGCGGCCGTCGAGGATGAGGAGGACCTCGGCTTCCTGGCCGGGCTGCGCGGCGGCTGGTCGGCGTTCCTGGGCTCGCTGCGGGTGGCGCTCACCGTGCTGGGCGCGGTGCTGCCGTTCGCGGTGGCGATCGGCGTGCCGGTGGCGCTCGTGCTGGCCCTGGCCCGTCGGCGCGCTCGCCGTACGCCCCCGGGCGGACCGGCGCTGCCGGACGGTCCGGTGCCTAGCGGGCCGCCGCCAGTGCCCGCAGCGCGGTCTGGACCATGA
- a CDS encoding amidohydrolase produces MTSALTLPSGSPLASSWPEAPTGSQPLPLELDHLLALRVPGLIATRRHIHSHPELSGEEFETAALVHRELSLAGLKPRLLPKGNGVICDIDGRPDGPVIALRADIDALPLTDPKDVPYRSTVDGVCHACGHDVHTTVMLGVGMLLAQLADLGQLDGRVRLIFQPAEEILPCGSLEVIEAGGLDDVVQIFAVHCDPNLPVGKVGLRVGPITAAADNVTVRLTGPGGHTARPHLTVDLVDALGRLVTEVPTLVSRRVPANSGLLLVFGHASAGTRYNVIPSEACAAGTLRVMDRDTWDQAPKIVAQVVRDVLAPTGATVDLEYLRGRPPVTNDARAIGVFTAATAAALGPEGIAETPQSMGGEDFSWYLEHVPGALARLGVGRNGPNVDLHRASFDVDERAIPVGVRLMVQTALRALAAAR; encoded by the coding sequence GTGACGAGTGCGTTGACGCTGCCCTCCGGCAGCCCGCTGGCGTCGTCCTGGCCGGAGGCGCCGACCGGCTCCCAGCCCCTGCCCCTGGAGCTCGACCATCTGCTCGCGCTGCGCGTACCGGGCCTCATCGCCACCCGACGTCACATCCACTCCCACCCGGAGCTGTCGGGCGAGGAGTTCGAGACGGCCGCCCTCGTGCACCGGGAGCTCTCCCTCGCCGGGCTGAAGCCGCGCCTGCTGCCGAAGGGCAACGGCGTCATCTGCGACATCGACGGGCGCCCCGACGGCCCGGTGATCGCGCTCCGCGCCGACATCGACGCGCTGCCGCTGACCGACCCGAAGGACGTGCCGTACCGGTCCACCGTGGACGGCGTCTGCCACGCCTGCGGCCACGACGTGCACACCACCGTGATGCTCGGCGTGGGCATGCTGCTCGCCCAGCTCGCCGACCTCGGCCAGCTCGACGGCCGGGTGCGGCTCATCTTCCAGCCGGCCGAGGAGATCCTGCCCTGCGGCTCGCTGGAGGTCATCGAGGCCGGCGGCCTGGACGACGTGGTGCAGATCTTCGCCGTGCACTGCGACCCGAACCTGCCGGTCGGCAAGGTCGGCCTGCGGGTCGGCCCGATCACCGCCGCCGCCGACAACGTCACCGTCCGGCTCACGGGCCCGGGCGGGCACACCGCCCGCCCGCACCTGACCGTCGACCTGGTCGACGCGCTCGGCCGGCTGGTCACCGAGGTGCCGACCCTGGTCAGCCGCCGGGTGCCGGCCAACAGCGGGCTGCTGCTGGTGTTCGGCCACGCCTCGGCCGGCACCCGCTACAACGTCATCCCCTCCGAGGCCTGCGCCGCCGGCACCCTGCGGGTGATGGACCGGGACACCTGGGACCAGGCCCCGAAGATCGTGGCTCAGGTGGTGCGCGACGTCCTCGCCCCCACCGGCGCCACCGTCGACCTGGAGTACCTGCGTGGCCGGCCGCCGGTCACCAACGACGCCCGGGCCATCGGCGTGTTCACCGCCGCGACCGCGGCCGCGCTCGGGCCGGAGGGCATCGCAGAGACGCCGCAGAGCATGGGCGGCGAGGACTTCTCGTGGTACCTGGAGCACGTGCCCGGCGCGCTCGCCCGCCTCGGCGTCGGCCGGAACGGGCCCAACGTGGACCTGCACCGGGCGTCGTTCGACGTCGACGAGCGCGCCATCCCGGTCGGCGTACGTCTCATGGTCCAGACCGCGCTGCGGGCACTGGCGGCGGCCCGCTAG